The Aeromicrobium yanjiei genome includes a region encoding these proteins:
- a CDS encoding aspartate aminotransferase family protein, with translation MTELLDDVIAQTTDAIRAHELDRAHVFHSWSAQQLIDPMVVTRAEGAYLWDGQENKFLDFTSQLVFTNLGHQHPRIVRAIQDQAAKLCTIAPAFANDARSEAARLIASHTPGDLDHVFFTNGGADANEHAVRMARLHTGRHKVLSTYRSYHGGTQLAVNMTGDPRRWPSDHGSTGTVHFFGPFLYRSPFHATTEEDECQRALEHLEQVIAFEGPQTIAALILESIPGTAGIMIPPPGYLKGVRELCDRHGIVLIADEVMAGFGRTGTWFAIEHGDVVPDLLTFAKGVNSGYVPLGGVAISDAIYSTFAERAYPGGLTYSGHPLACAAAVATIRVMEEDGVVEHSARLGEEVYGPALRDLADKHEWIGDVRGIGSFWAIELVSDRQTREPLAPYGGSSPQMNAILAAAKGRGLLPFANFNRIHVVPPINIAESDARIGLSMLDDALADASFAQV, from the coding sequence ATGACTGAGCTCCTCGACGACGTGATCGCCCAGACCACTGACGCGATCCGCGCCCACGAGCTGGACCGCGCGCACGTGTTCCACTCCTGGTCCGCACAGCAGCTCATCGACCCCATGGTCGTGACGCGCGCCGAGGGTGCCTACCTGTGGGACGGCCAGGAGAACAAGTTCTTGGACTTCACCTCCCAGCTGGTGTTCACCAACCTCGGTCACCAGCATCCGCGGATCGTCCGGGCGATCCAGGACCAGGCCGCAAAGCTGTGCACCATCGCGCCGGCCTTCGCCAACGACGCCCGATCGGAGGCGGCACGGCTGATCGCGTCGCACACCCCGGGCGACCTGGACCACGTGTTCTTCACCAACGGCGGCGCCGACGCCAACGAGCACGCCGTCCGGATGGCGCGTCTGCACACCGGCCGGCACAAGGTGCTGTCGACGTATCGCTCGTATCACGGTGGCACCCAGCTCGCGGTGAACATGACCGGCGATCCGCGCCGCTGGCCGAGCGACCACGGCTCGACCGGCACGGTGCACTTCTTCGGTCCGTTCCTCTACCGCAGCCCGTTCCACGCCACCACCGAGGAAGATGAGTGCCAGCGGGCGCTGGAGCACCTCGAGCAGGTGATCGCCTTCGAGGGGCCACAGACGATCGCAGCGTTGATCCTCGAGTCCATCCCGGGAACAGCCGGCATCATGATTCCGCCGCCCGGTTATCTCAAGGGAGTGCGCGAGCTGTGCGACCGGCACGGCATCGTGCTGATCGCGGACGAGGTGATGGCCGGATTCGGCAGGACCGGCACGTGGTTCGCGATCGAGCACGGAGACGTGGTGCCCGATCTGCTGACCTTCGCCAAGGGCGTCAACTCCGGGTACGTCCCGTTGGGTGGCGTTGCCATCAGCGACGCGATCTACTCGACATTCGCCGAGCGTGCGTACCCGGGTGGTCTGACCTACTCGGGTCATCCGCTGGCGTGTGCTGCAGCCGTCGCGACCATCCGGGTGATGGAGGAGGACGGGGTGGTCGAGCACTCTGCCCGCCTGGGGGAGGAGGTCTACGGCCCCGCGCTCCGCGATCTCGCCGACAAGCACGAATGGATCGGCGACGTGCGCGGCATCGGTTCGTTCTGGGCGATCGAGCTGGTCAGCGACCGTCAGACGCGCGAGCCATTGGCGCCGTACGGCGGAAGCAGTCCGCAGATGAACGCCATCTTGGCAGCGGCCAAGGGACGCGGTTTGCTGCCCTTCGCGAACTTCAACCGGATCCACGTCGTGCCGCCGATCAACATCGCGGAGAGCGACGCACGGATCGGGCTGAGCATGCTCGACGACGCGTTGGCCGACGCGAGCTTCGCCCAGGTCTGA
- the pdxS gene encoding pyridoxal 5'-phosphate synthase lyase subunit PdxS: protein MSNEPTSSGTSRVKRGMAEMLKGGVIMDVVDAEQAKIAEDAGAVAVMALERVPADIRAQGGVARASDPDLIDGIIGAVSIPVMAKARIGHLAEAQILQSLGVDFIDESEVLTPADYANHIDKWAFDVPFVCGATSLGEALRRITEGAAFIRSKGEAGTGDVSNAVTHIRTITGEIRKLQALRDDELYVAAKELQAPFELVKEIAENGKLPVTLFTAGGIATPADAALVMQLGSEGVFVGSGIFKSGNPQQRAEAIVKATTFYDDPHVVAKASRGLGDAMVGINVSEIPEHHRLEHRGW from the coding sequence ATGAGCAACGAGCCCACGTCGTCCGGTACGTCGCGCGTCAAGCGCGGAATGGCCGAGATGCTCAAAGGCGGCGTCATCATGGACGTCGTTGATGCAGAGCAGGCCAAGATCGCCGAGGACGCCGGTGCTGTCGCAGTGATGGCACTCGAGCGCGTTCCCGCGGACATCCGGGCGCAGGGCGGTGTTGCTCGGGCGAGCGACCCCGATCTGATCGACGGCATCATCGGGGCCGTCTCGATCCCGGTGATGGCCAAGGCTCGGATCGGTCATCTCGCCGAGGCGCAGATCCTGCAGAGCCTGGGCGTTGACTTCATCGACGAGTCGGAGGTGCTGACGCCGGCCGACTACGCCAACCACATCGACAAGTGGGCGTTCGATGTGCCGTTCGTGTGCGGCGCGACGAGCCTGGGTGAGGCGCTGCGTCGCATCACCGAAGGGGCGGCGTTCATCCGTTCCAAGGGTGAGGCCGGCACCGGTGACGTGTCGAACGCGGTGACCCACATTCGTACGATCACCGGTGAGATCCGTAAGCTGCAGGCGCTGCGCGACGACGAGCTGTACGTCGCGGCCAAGGAGCTGCAGGCCCCCTTCGAGCTGGTCAAGGAGATCGCCGAGAACGGCAAGCTGCCGGTCACGTTGTTCACCGCTGGTGGCATCGCGACTCCTGCCGACGCCGCGCTGGTGATGCAGCTGGGCTCGGAGGGTGTGTTCGTAGGTTCGGGCATCTTCAAGTCCGGCAACCCGCAGCAGCGTGCCGAGGCCATCGTCAAGGCCACCACGTTCTACGACGACCCCCACGTCGTCGCCAAGGCGTCCAGGGGTCTCGGGGACGCGATGGTCGGAATCAACGTCAGCGAGATTCCCGAGCATCACCGCCTCGAGCACCGCGGCTGGTGA
- a CDS encoding aldehyde dehydrogenase family protein, which translates to MHYAIVDPATGTTVQEYPTATGAEVFAALAAADEAHRGWSRSSTVAERSAILREVARLHRERRDELAQIMEREMGKPAAQGTGEIDFSALIFEYYADNAEKFLTDEPIDLLAGTGTAVVRRSSLGVLLGIAPWNFPSYQVARFAAPNFAAGNTLLLKHAPQCPGTAEAIEKIFADAGAPQGSFVNIYATNEQVADLIADPRLQGVSLTGSERAGSAVGEQAGRHLKKVVLELGGSDPFIVLDAVDLDATVEAAAAGRLSNVGQVCNAPKRFIVLDQVHDAFVAKFQSVLKERAPQLAPMASRAAADHLAQQVRQAVESGAEQFLAGEWNGARVPAVILTGLDPEDQVAKEEFFGPVALVFRAKDEAHALEIANNTDYGLGSYVYGADADQVARVADGIEAGMVYANCVQADGVELPFGGIKRSGFGRELGKYGIDEFVNKKLIRTR; encoded by the coding sequence ATGCATTACGCGATCGTCGACCCCGCCACCGGCACCACTGTCCAGGAGTACCCGACGGCCACGGGTGCCGAAGTGTTCGCAGCCCTCGCTGCCGCCGACGAGGCCCACCGCGGGTGGAGCCGCTCATCCACCGTGGCGGAGCGCTCCGCGATTCTGCGGGAGGTCGCGCGCCTGCACCGCGAGCGCCGTGACGAGCTGGCTCAGATCATGGAGCGCGAGATGGGCAAGCCCGCCGCGCAAGGCACCGGTGAGATCGACTTCTCGGCGCTGATCTTCGAGTACTACGCGGACAACGCGGAGAAGTTCCTGACGGACGAGCCCATCGACCTGCTCGCGGGGACGGGAACAGCCGTGGTGCGGCGCTCGTCGCTAGGCGTGCTGCTCGGCATCGCACCCTGGAACTTCCCCAGCTATCAGGTCGCTCGGTTCGCAGCTCCGAATTTCGCCGCCGGCAACACGCTGCTGCTCAAGCATGCTCCGCAGTGCCCCGGTACCGCTGAGGCGATCGAGAAGATCTTCGCGGACGCCGGCGCCCCCCAAGGCAGCTTCGTCAACATCTACGCCACGAACGAGCAGGTCGCCGATCTGATCGCCGACCCGCGCCTGCAAGGTGTCTCGCTGACCGGCTCCGAGCGTGCCGGATCGGCAGTCGGTGAGCAGGCGGGGCGCCACCTGAAGAAGGTCGTGCTGGAGCTCGGCGGTTCCGATCCATTCATCGTCCTGGACGCCGTCGACCTCGACGCCACGGTCGAGGCGGCCGCCGCCGGCCGCCTCAGCAACGTGGGTCAGGTCTGCAACGCCCCGAAGCGGTTCATCGTCCTGGACCAGGTTCACGACGCGTTCGTCGCCAAGTTCCAGAGCGTGCTCAAGGAGCGCGCGCCGCAGCTCGCGCCGATGGCGTCGCGGGCGGCGGCCGATCACCTCGCGCAGCAGGTTCGGCAGGCGGTCGAATCCGGGGCCGAGCAGTTCCTGGCCGGTGAGTGGAACGGCGCCCGCGTCCCCGCGGTCATCCTGACGGGCCTCGACCCCGAGGACCAGGTCGCGAAGGAGGAGTTCTTTGGTCCGGTCGCACTGGTGTTCCGTGCCAAGGACGAGGCGCACGCGCTCGAGATCGCCAACAACACCGACTACGGCCTCGGTTCCTATGTCTACGGCGCCGACGCCGATCAGGTTGCTCGCGTTGCAGACGGGATCGAGGCCGGCATGGTCTACGCCAACTGTGTGCAGGCCGACGGCGTCGAGCTTCCGTTCGGTGGCATCAAGCGGTCCGGCTTCGGCCGCGAGCTCGGCAAGTACGGCATCGATGAGTTCGTCAACAAGAAGCTGATCCGCACCCGCTGA
- a CDS encoding NAD(P)/FAD-dependent oxidoreductase yields MKNGQISHWKARPDVDAPRFPAVEAGFDVDVAVIGGGLTGLWAAWAVAVRDPSLSVALFEAETIGYGASGRNGGWLSAKPVGLRPVLAKQPQGRAGVRSADTILGKSLDEVVDLLGSDTIDAKRSGWLQVARTASELERATRYVDKARTWDISAENLRMLSAAETTERVVVSDVRGAIFSPDCYRIDPVKALASLTGLAVEAGVRIHTGSRVSELTDAGLVVNGHQVRVARQTVVATEGYSSWEKGEKRRLLPMNSAMVVTAPLSAADWAQVRWDGAECLSGSAHTFFYAQRTADGRIAIGGRGKPYRFSSGVDVDGQVDSGTVESLGQSLRDLFPGVSFELAHAWCGVLGVSRDWSPFVDVDADAKVTHVGGYAGQGLTAAYMGGNLVADLITGRDTELTRLPWVRQRPRRWEPEPLRWIGANALYKAYSWADHIESRSKSTSTAWPARIADRIAGR; encoded by the coding sequence ATGAAGAACGGCCAGATCTCGCACTGGAAGGCACGTCCCGACGTCGACGCGCCCCGGTTCCCCGCCGTGGAAGCCGGATTCGACGTCGATGTCGCGGTGATCGGCGGTGGTCTCACCGGATTGTGGGCGGCATGGGCGGTTGCGGTCAGGGATCCGTCCTTGAGCGTTGCCCTCTTCGAGGCCGAGACGATCGGGTACGGCGCGTCCGGCCGCAACGGCGGTTGGCTGTCGGCCAAGCCGGTGGGACTGCGGCCGGTGCTGGCCAAGCAGCCCCAGGGCCGCGCCGGTGTCCGCTCGGCCGACACGATCCTGGGCAAGTCGCTCGACGAAGTGGTCGATCTGCTGGGCAGCGACACGATCGACGCCAAGCGCAGCGGCTGGCTCCAGGTCGCCAGGACCGCGAGCGAGCTTGAGCGCGCCACGCGCTATGTCGACAAGGCCCGCACGTGGGACATCTCAGCGGAGAACCTGCGGATGTTGTCCGCGGCGGAGACAACCGAGCGCGTCGTGGTCAGCGACGTTCGCGGGGCGATCTTCTCCCCGGACTGTTACCGGATCGACCCGGTCAAGGCGCTGGCCAGCTTGACCGGCTTGGCGGTCGAGGCCGGAGTCCGGATCCACACAGGGTCCCGCGTCTCCGAGCTCACTGACGCCGGGCTCGTGGTCAACGGTCATCAGGTCCGGGTCGCCCGACAGACGGTGGTGGCCACCGAGGGCTACTCCAGCTGGGAGAAGGGCGAGAAGCGTCGCCTGTTGCCCATGAACAGTGCAATGGTCGTGACCGCACCCTTGTCGGCGGCCGACTGGGCGCAGGTCAGATGGGACGGCGCCGAGTGCCTGAGTGGGTCTGCGCACACGTTCTTCTATGCCCAGCGGACAGCTGACGGGCGCATCGCGATCGGTGGGCGTGGCAAGCCCTATCGCTTCAGCTCCGGCGTCGATGTCGACGGTCAGGTGGACAGCGGCACAGTCGAGTCACTGGGGCAGTCCCTGCGCGATCTGTTCCCGGGGGTGTCGTTCGAGCTGGCCCATGCCTGGTGCGGTGTGCTCGGCGTCAGCCGGGACTGGTCGCCCTTCGTGGACGTCGACGCCGACGCGAAGGTGACGCACGTCGGTGGCTACGCGGGCCAGGGGTTGACGGCCGCCTACATGGGCGGCAATCTGGTCGCCGATCTGATCACGGGGCGTGACACCGAGCTGACCCGCCTCCCGTGGGTTCGTCAGCGTCCGCGCCGGTGGGAGCCGGAGCCGCTTCGCTGGATCGGCGCCAACGCGCTGTACAAGGCGTACTCCTGGGCCGATCACATCGAGTCCCGTTCGAAGTCGACGAGCACCGCCTGGCCTGCGCGAATCGCCGATCGGATCGCCGGACGCTGA
- a CDS encoding flavin-containing monooxygenase has product MTVQDSSNQAEVVAAQQQAAAWLDALSAALAASDRDALESLFVTDGGWRDLLAFTWNLRQVHDNKAIADLFLATAPEIAPRDFAVSSNWPAPVPTLGEDGALVAIETFFSFSVVAGSAEGLVYLVPDPADASRLLGKTLLTRLVELDDAKPVWPPEGRFDAQHPGVRWSEHRAKQADYADRDPEVLIVGGGQWGIQTAAHLGRVGVDALVIDKLPNAGDCWRTRYESLFLHQPHNMLHFSLMPFPESFPEYLPKDKVADFVESYVKHLDINFWGGTELLSGRHLEDAGVWEVELRQADGSVRTMRPKHVMLATGGSDVPNIPDFPGLSEFQGEVLHSSEFRDGRDYAGKKVLVVGTGTSAHDFALDVVENGGQATMVQRSPLMVVDLETANQMYGVYRDRSLETRLVDFRFLAGAVFHQQRAGFQEFQKFIDVQDKHLHDGLANAGMETWGGEDGTGFYYGYLSQSKGGYYLNVGASDAIIAGKIGVMKLDDLERFDANGIVRADGTTEQYDVVILATAYRSISEGIKKYFGEELAEKVGPVWGFGPDGEMRNVLKPTPQEGFWILEGSIPMSRWHSPLMALFVKAEQLGLIPESFKDGNHLSRTPKEPVPALAPYWSGR; this is encoded by the coding sequence ATGACTGTTCAGGACTCCTCGAACCAGGCTGAGGTCGTCGCGGCGCAGCAACAGGCTGCTGCGTGGCTCGATGCTCTTTCCGCCGCCCTCGCGGCGAGCGACCGCGACGCGTTGGAGTCGTTGTTCGTCACGGACGGCGGTTGGCGCGATCTGCTCGCCTTCACCTGGAACCTGCGCCAGGTGCACGACAACAAGGCGATCGCCGACCTGTTCTTGGCCACGGCGCCCGAGATCGCCCCCCGTGACTTCGCCGTCTCGAGCAACTGGCCCGCGCCCGTCCCCACGCTGGGCGAGGACGGCGCGCTCGTGGCCATCGAGACCTTCTTCTCCTTCTCGGTCGTCGCCGGTTCGGCCGAGGGCCTGGTCTACCTGGTGCCGGACCCGGCTGACGCGTCGCGTCTGCTGGGCAAGACGCTGCTGACGCGTCTTGTCGAGCTCGACGACGCGAAGCCGGTGTGGCCGCCGGAGGGACGTTTCGACGCCCAGCACCCGGGTGTCCGGTGGTCGGAGCACCGGGCCAAGCAGGCGGACTACGCCGATCGTGACCCTGAGGTCCTGATCGTCGGCGGTGGCCAGTGGGGCATCCAGACTGCTGCGCACCTGGGCCGCGTCGGTGTCGACGCGCTCGTCATCGACAAGCTGCCCAACGCCGGTGACTGCTGGCGGACGCGCTACGAGTCCCTGTTCCTGCACCAGCCCCACAACATGTTGCACTTCTCGCTGATGCCGTTCCCGGAGTCGTTCCCCGAGTACCTGCCGAAGGACAAGGTGGCGGACTTCGTCGAGTCCTACGTCAAACATCTCGACATCAACTTCTGGGGCGGCACCGAGCTCCTGAGCGGCCGCCACCTCGAGGACGCAGGCGTCTGGGAGGTCGAGCTGCGCCAGGCCGACGGCTCGGTGCGCACGATGCGCCCGAAGCACGTCATGCTGGCGACCGGCGGCAGTGACGTCCCGAACATCCCCGACTTCCCGGGCCTCTCGGAGTTCCAGGGCGAGGTCCTGCACTCGAGCGAGTTCCGCGACGGCCGCGACTACGCGGGCAAGAAGGTCCTGGTCGTCGGCACCGGGACGTCGGCGCACGACTTCGCGCTCGACGTCGTCGAGAACGGCGGCCAGGCCACCATGGTTCAGCGCAGCCCGCTGATGGTCGTCGACCTGGAGACCGCCAACCAGATGTACGGCGTGTACCGCGACCGCTCGCTCGAGACCCGCCTGGTCGACTTCCGATTCCTCGCGGGCGCGGTGTTCCATCAGCAGCGCGCAGGTTTCCAGGAGTTCCAGAAGTTCATCGACGTCCAGGACAAGCACCTGCACGACGGGCTCGCGAACGCCGGGATGGAGACCTGGGGCGGAGAGGACGGCACGGGCTTCTACTACGGCTACCTGAGCCAGTCCAAGGGCGGCTACTACCTCAACGTCGGCGCGTCCGACGCGATCATCGCCGGAAAGATCGGCGTCATGAAGCTCGACGATCTGGAGCGCTTCGACGCCAACGGGATCGTCCGTGCGGATGGGACGACCGAGCAGTACGACGTCGTGATCCTTGCGACCGCCTACCGGTCGATCAGCGAGGGCATCAAGAAGTACTTCGGCGAGGAGTTGGCCGAGAAGGTCGGTCCGGTGTGGGGGTTTGGACCCGACGGCGAGATGCGCAACGTGCTCAAGCCGACCCCGCAGGAGGGTTTCTGGATCCTGGAGGGTTCCATCCCGATGTCGCGTTGGCACTCCCCGCTGATGGCGCTGTTCGTCAAGGCTGAGCAGCTGGGTCTGATCCCTGAATCGTTCAAGGACGGGAACCACCTGAGCCGCACCCCGAAGGAGCCGGTGCCCGCGCTGGCGCCCTACTGGTCCGGCCGCTGA
- a CDS encoding mycofactocin-coupled SDR family oxidoreductase gives MRKLSGKVAFITGAARGQGRSHALALAAEGADVIAVDICRQIDTVPYPMASVADLEETAQLVRALGGRIVTREADVRDFASLQAAVRAGLDEFGRLDIVVANAGTVNGFAPAWEIEEEQFRDQWEVCAAGAWRTIKATVPTLIEQGEGGAVVLTSSVSGLVAEINIAHYVMSKHAVEGLMHNLAAELAPHNIRVNTVCPTSVNTPMIDNPAFSGLFAGKETATYAEAMPGMRSINALPIPYVEPEDVSKAVLFLAGNDGRFVTGISLPVDAGALMPYKVTHQGTGG, from the coding sequence ATGCGCAAGCTGAGCGGCAAGGTCGCTTTCATCACCGGCGCGGCGCGGGGGCAGGGGCGGTCGCACGCCCTCGCGCTCGCCGCGGAAGGAGCCGACGTCATCGCAGTCGACATCTGTCGGCAGATCGACACGGTTCCCTATCCGATGGCTTCGGTCGCGGATCTGGAGGAGACCGCTCAGCTTGTGCGTGCCCTCGGGGGACGCATCGTCACACGTGAGGCCGACGTGCGCGACTTCGCGTCCCTCCAGGCCGCTGTGCGCGCCGGTCTGGACGAGTTCGGACGGTTGGACATCGTGGTGGCGAACGCAGGAACCGTCAACGGCTTCGCGCCCGCCTGGGAGATCGAGGAGGAGCAGTTCCGCGATCAGTGGGAGGTGTGCGCTGCCGGTGCGTGGCGCACGATCAAGGCCACCGTCCCGACCCTCATCGAGCAGGGCGAAGGCGGGGCGGTGGTCCTGACCAGCTCGGTGTCGGGTCTGGTCGCCGAGATCAACATCGCGCACTACGTGATGTCCAAGCATGCGGTCGAGGGGCTCATGCACAACCTGGCCGCCGAGCTGGCGCCGCACAACATCAGGGTCAACACGGTGTGCCCGACGAGTGTCAACACCCCCATGATCGACAACCCCGCGTTCAGCGGTTTGTTCGCGGGCAAGGAGACGGCGACCTACGCCGAGGCCATGCCAGGCATGCGCTCGATCAATGCGTTGCCGATCCCTTACGTGGAACCTGAGGACGTCAGCAAGGCCGTGCTGTTCCTGGCCGGCAACGACGGTCGGTTCGTCACCGGCATCAGCCTGCCGGTCGATGCCGGCGCCCTCATGCCGTACAAGGTCACGCATCAGGGGACGGGCGGATGA
- a CDS encoding CaiB/BaiF CoA transferase family protein: MTSEGEDAVPEHLELLEGVRVVDFTQALSGPYCTLMLADVGADVIKIENRVRGDDSRHWGPPFLGSDAAYFMSVNRNKRSVALDLKDPDDVALAHEVVASADVVVENWRPGTAERLGFGAEQLRAAHPGLIVCSISGFGQGQGTRSGYDQIVQGTSGVMPMTGPAGEPTKWGVPIADIAAGMFAAAAISSALVERARTGRGRVIDIAMQDSLISMLTHHAARHLATGVVPPSDHNGHATICPYGMFPTADGFVNLCVGNDSQFQRMCAALGRDDLAQDERFATNPLRVANRAVLLGTLTETLAGLATSDAIAALEQVGVPAGAVADIGEALADESTLARDMVMSFDRDDVSGVRVVNTPWKFDGRAPSIRRAPPHLGEHNVDVLSEIRTGQ, from the coding sequence ATGACGTCCGAGGGCGAAGATGCCGTGCCCGAGCACCTCGAGCTGCTGGAGGGGGTGCGTGTCGTCGACTTCACGCAGGCGCTGTCCGGGCCGTACTGCACGCTGATGCTGGCCGACGTGGGCGCGGACGTGATCAAGATCGAGAACAGGGTGCGTGGTGACGACTCACGGCACTGGGGTCCTCCGTTCCTGGGCAGTGACGCGGCGTACTTCATGTCGGTCAATCGCAACAAGCGCAGTGTCGCCCTCGATCTGAAGGACCCGGACGACGTGGCCTTGGCGCACGAGGTGGTCGCCTCGGCCGACGTCGTGGTCGAGAACTGGCGGCCGGGAACCGCCGAGCGGCTCGGCTTCGGGGCCGAGCAGCTGCGGGCCGCGCACCCGGGCCTGATCGTCTGCTCGATCAGCGGGTTCGGCCAGGGGCAGGGCACCCGTTCGGGATATGACCAGATCGTGCAGGGTACGTCCGGGGTGATGCCGATGACCGGCCCGGCGGGAGAGCCGACCAAGTGGGGAGTGCCGATCGCCGACATCGCCGCCGGCATGTTCGCCGCGGCGGCCATCTCCAGCGCGCTCGTCGAACGCGCCCGGACGGGACGTGGGCGGGTCATCGACATCGCGATGCAGGACAGCCTGATCTCGATGCTCACGCACCACGCGGCGCGTCACCTGGCCACCGGTGTGGTGCCGCCGTCGGACCACAACGGCCATGCCACGATCTGTCCTTACGGCATGTTCCCGACGGCCGACGGATTCGTGAACCTGTGCGTGGGCAACGATTCACAGTTCCAACGCATGTGTGCGGCGCTCGGACGTGATGACCTTGCCCAGGACGAACGCTTCGCGACCAACCCGCTCCGCGTCGCGAACCGGGCTGTGTTGCTGGGCACGCTCACCGAGACGCTGGCGGGCCTCGCGACGTCCGATGCCATCGCAGCCCTCGAGCAGGTGGGTGTCCCGGCCGGAGCGGTTGCCGACATCGGTGAGGCGCTCGCGGACGAGTCGACCCTGGCTCGGGACATGGTCATGAGCTTTGACCGCGACGACGTCTCCGGCGTGCGTGTGGTGAACACGCCATGGAAGTTCGACGGTCGGGCTCCGTCGATTCGACGTGCCCCTCCCCACCTGGGGGAGCACAACGTCGACGTGCTGTCGGAGATCAGGACCGGCCAGTGA
- a CDS encoding aldehyde dehydrogenase family protein: MTNSAVSVNPATGEQVAQYPFVTPDELGDVLGSAAAGQQRWAARSLADRCDVMRTAAEIMRDDVERLAELITTEMGKPITEARGEVLKCAHTLDWYAEQAPETLAPVPTAAGPGVQVHYRPLGVVLAVMPWNFPIWQAMRGSVGILLGGNGYLLKPSPTTVGCAVALQEVYERAGVEHGAFGVLNAANGVVSAALADDVIVGVTLTGSVAAGSAVAAQAAREIKPSVLELGGSDPFIVLADADLDAAVDAAVTARFQNSGQVCIAAKRIILEEPILEEFTEKFVEQVKALVVGDPSDAATRIGPMARSDLRDQLADQVDRSLEAGATLLVGGEKLPGSGYFYAPTVLSDVVAGSPGFCEELFGPVAVLVAATDAEHAITLANDSEFGLGSSVWTTDLDRAEKVAAQIQAGSVFINKVGVSDPRVPIGGIKKSGYGRELSHHALREFTNQQTVWCERAE; encoded by the coding sequence ATGACGAATTCCGCAGTGTCGGTCAACCCGGCCACGGGCGAGCAGGTGGCGCAGTACCCGTTCGTCACGCCGGACGAGCTCGGCGACGTCCTGGGATCCGCCGCAGCCGGTCAGCAGCGATGGGCCGCGAGGTCCTTGGCCGATCGCTGCGACGTGATGCGCACGGCGGCCGAGATCATGCGGGACGACGTGGAGCGCCTCGCAGAGCTGATCACCACCGAGATGGGCAAGCCGATCACCGAAGCTCGCGGGGAGGTGCTCAAGTGTGCGCACACGCTCGACTGGTACGCCGAACAGGCGCCGGAGACGCTCGCACCCGTGCCGACGGCTGCAGGCCCAGGTGTGCAGGTCCACTACCGCCCGCTGGGCGTCGTGCTTGCCGTCATGCCGTGGAACTTCCCGATCTGGCAGGCGATGCGCGGCAGCGTCGGCATCCTGCTGGGCGGCAACGGCTATCTGCTCAAGCCTTCGCCCACGACCGTCGGCTGCGCGGTAGCGCTCCAAGAGGTGTACGAGCGGGCCGGCGTCGAGCACGGTGCCTTCGGCGTTCTGAACGCGGCGAACGGCGTCGTCTCGGCGGCGCTGGCCGATGACGTGATCGTCGGCGTCACCCTCACCGGCAGCGTGGCAGCTGGGTCCGCGGTGGCGGCCCAGGCGGCCCGCGAGATCAAGCCCTCGGTGCTCGAGCTCGGCGGTTCTGACCCGTTCATCGTCCTGGCAGATGCTGACCTTGACGCGGCGGTGGACGCGGCCGTGACAGCGCGGTTCCAGAACTCGGGTCAGGTCTGCATCGCCGCGAAGCGGATCATCCTCGAGGAGCCGATCCTCGAGGAGTTCACCGAGAAGTTCGTCGAGCAGGTCAAGGCTCTCGTGGTCGGGGACCCGTCGGATGCTGCCACCCGGATCGGCCCGATGGCACGCAGCGATCTCCGCGATCAGCTGGCGGACCAGGTCGACCGCAGCCTCGAAGCCGGAGCAACGCTGCTGGTGGGTGGCGAGAAGCTTCCCGGGAGCGGCTACTTCTACGCCCCAACGGTCCTGAGCGACGTCGTCGCGGGCAGCCCGGGATTCTGCGAGGAGCTGTTCGGCCCGGTCGCGGTCCTAGTGGCAGCGACCGACGCCGAGCATGCGATCACCCTCGCGAACGACTCGGAGTTCGGGCTGGGTTCGTCGGTGTGGACCACGGACCTCGATCGCGCCGAGAAGGTTGCTGCTCAGATCCAGGCCGGAAGCGTGTTCATCAACAAGGTGGGCGTGTCCGACCCGCGAGTGCCCATCGGTGGCATCAAGAAGAGTGGTTACGGCCGGGAGCTGTCCCATCACGCGCTCCGGGAGTTCACCAACCAACAGACGGTGTGGTGCGAACGGGCCGAGTAG